Sequence from the bacterium genome:
AAACTATCTCAAAGTTCTGTTACGTTCTATCGTAAAAAACAAAGCTTTTTCGACGATCAATATTCTCGGTCTAGCAGTTGGGTTGACTTGTACAGCGCTGATTCTGATGTGGGTACAGGATGAATTGAGTTATGATACGTTTCACCAAAACAGCGAGCGGATATTCCGGGTTGTAGAAAATCAATACTACGGAGACGGCGATGCATTCACGACGCAGCAAACGCCTGCGCCGTTGTCGGCCGCTTTGAAAAATGATTTTCCGGAAATTGAACAATCGACCCGTGTGCTGTTTACATACAACAAACTTCTGTTTGACTATCAAGGTAAACGGCTTTACGAATCCACCGGGCTTTACGTCGATCCAGACTTTCTCTCGATGTTCAGTTTTCCGCTTCAATCGGGGCAAGCCGATGTAGCATTAAAAGAACCCAATTCAATTTTGCTGACGAGCGAGTATGCTGAAAAATATTTTGGCAACGAAGATCCGATAGGTAAAACAATCCGGGTCGACGACAAACATGATTTAGTTGTTACGGGTGTTTTTAAACCGATTCCCAAACAATCGCACATTCAATTTGATTTTATAATTCCCGCCGAACGTATGCGGCTGGATGTTCCGGACGAATTCACACGCTGGGGCAATAATTGGCTGCGTACGTACATCTTGATAAAACCGGGCGTGGACTATAAGAGCGTCAACGACAAGATGGCCGGTGTCATCAAAAAACATAATGAAGGCTCAAAGACGGAATTATTTCTCCAGCCGATGACAGAAATCTATTTACGAACAGATTTCAACCGTACTCCGCCGAAAATTAATTATGTCTATACGCTCGGAGCAATTGCGCTTCTTATTTTGATGATCGCCTGTATTAATTTTACCAATCTTTCCACGGCGCGTTCAATCAAACGTTCACGCGAAGTTGGGTTACGGAAAGTTGTCGGAGCCGCCAGGCTGCAGCTGATCCGCCAGTTTTTGAGTGAGTCCATATTCCTGGCAATTTTAAGCATGGTCGTTGCCTTGTTATTGATTGAAATGTTATTGCCTTTCTTTAATGATCTTACGGCTAAACAATTGGGCTTACGTTTATTTGAATCCAATACGGGACTGTTGTTATTGGTCATGGTCATTTTCACAGGCGTCGTCTCGGGTTTGTATCCTGCTTTTGTATTGTCGGGATATCAACCCATCCTGGTTCTCAAAGGCACCTTTCAAAAAAGTTCGCAAGGCGTGTGGCTGCGAAAGTCACTAGTGGCTATACAGTTTACATTGTCCATCGCGCTGATGATCTGCAGCGGTATTATTTTTAAACAACTGGATTACATGCAGAATAAAAACCTTGGCTATGACAAAAATTATCTCGTTCGCATTCCGATGCGCGGTGAAACAGCCAAAACGTACGATAATTTTAAACACCGTTTGTTGCAGAACAGCCGCGTCGTGAATGTTACCGCATCCAACCAGCCTATCACCAGTTTCGGCACCAATACATGGGATGTTAGCTGGCCTGGCCGCAAAGACGATGAACGGGTACTGACAACCGTTACGGCCATCGACTACGATTATATTGAAACAATGGGCATGACAATGGTTCAAGGCCGGACGTTTTCTAAAAATTTTCCAACCGATTCGGTCAATGTGATTATTAACGAAAAAGCCGTCGAAAAAATGAATCTCAAAGATCCGCTTACAGCTCAATTGACATTTTGGGATCAAACCGGGGCGATTGTCGGCGTCGTCAAAGATTTTAATTATCAATCCGTTCATTCGGAAATTATTCCTTTGGTGTTTATCTATCGCCCGGAATGGCTGCGAAGCGCTTTTGTCAAAATTCGGTCGGATGAAATTGCAGCGACCGTCAAAGAAATTGAAGAAACATGGCAGTCAGTGAACCCTTCGAATCCATTCGAATTCAGTTTTGTGGATGAAGAAATCGATGCTCTTTATCGTGCGGAACAGCGGCTGTCTAGAATTTACAGCTCGTTTACCATTCTTGCTGTTTTTATTTCCTGCCTCGGATTATTTGGGCTCGCATCTTTCTCGACGGAACAGCGTACGAAAGAAATCGGCGTACGCAAAGTTTTAGGTGCATCGATTAGCGGTATCGTTACGATGTTGGCGACGGAATTTGTAAAGATCGTTTTGTTAGCGAATCTCATTGCTTGGCCTATTGCCTATTTTCTGATGAAGCGATGGCTGCAGGATTTCGCATTCCGCATTGATATGGAAGTGGTGACATTTATAATGGCCGGGGTCGGAGCGATTGCCATTGCCGTGCTAACCGTGTCATATCAGGCTATCAAAGCAGCAACAGCAAATCCGGTTGATTCTTTAAAATACGAATAATTTTACAGATCAGAGAATAACGGATGTTCAAAAATTATTTTAAAATTGCGTTACGCAATCTGTTGAAACACAAAGCCTATTCAACGATTAATATCTTCGGTTTGACTTTGGGGTTAACGTGCGTGATTTTAATTTTATTGTTCGTGAAAGATGAATTATCATACGATTCGTATCATGAGAACAAAGACCGTATTTACCGCATTATTTCGCATTATATCGGTAAAACGCAAACGCAAACGTTTGCCTTGGGTGAATACAAACGCGGACCTTTGATTAAAACCGATATTCCCGAGCTCGAAGAAGTGACAAGGATTGGTAATGTCGGACCGACTGTTCAGTATGGCGAAAAAATTATTCAGGAAAATGATTTCTATATTGCCGATGCAAACGTTTTTAAAGTTTTTACCCTTCCTCTGATCAAAGGGAATCCTGAAACTGCGTTGAAAGATCCATTTACTGTTGTGATCAACGAATCCGCTTCAAAAAAATATTTCGGCGATGGAGATCCGATCGGCAAAACTCTTACGATTTTAGACTCGGTTCAATTGGTTGTCACGGCCGTGATGAAAGACATGCCGCGCAATTCGCATTTCCATGCCGACTTTATTTGTTCAATGGGTACCGACCGTGCGATCTACAGCGATATTGTATTTCAAAACTGGGGTGAGTTGTCCATGTATACGTACGTTCTCGTGCCTCCGCAAATGACGCGCGAAGAATTGGACGAACGCCTGGCAGGATTTATTAAAAAACATTTCAGCAAAGACGATGCAGATAATCTCCGGTATGTCGCGCAGCCGCTGCTGTCAATTCACCTCGAAAACTATAATAGCGAAATGGAAGTTAACGGTGACCGGAGCAATGTCATCATTTTCACCGCAATTGCTATTGCGACATTGCTGATCGCCGGCATCAATTACACCAATTTATCAACTGCACGTTCATCGCTTCGAGCGAAAGAAGTCGGGATTAGAAAAACAGTTGGTGCGGAACGGGCGCATCTTATCGCTCAATTCCTTGGCGAAACATTTTTGTTTTCATTTATTGCTTTGGGATTGGCCATCCTATTTGCGGAAATGATGCTGCCCCTATTCAATTCTGTGGCCAATCGAGCTCTGTCATTGCATGACATTATGGACGTCGAATTTGTTAGCAGTTTGCTGATGGTGGTTACGGCGATCGGGCTATTTGCGGGATTATATCCTGCATTTTTCCTGTCGGCTTTTCAACCGATGGTTGTTCTGAAAGGAACTTTAGCGAAAGG
This genomic interval carries:
- a CDS encoding ABC transporter permease → MLKNYLKVLLRSIVKNKAFSTINILGLAVGLTCTALILMWVQDELSYDTFHQNSERIFRVVENQYYGDGDAFTTQQTPAPLSAALKNDFPEIEQSTRVLFTYNKLLFDYQGKRLYESTGLYVDPDFLSMFSFPLQSGQADVALKEPNSILLTSEYAEKYFGNEDPIGKTIRVDDKHDLVVTGVFKPIPKQSHIQFDFIIPAERMRLDVPDEFTRWGNNWLRTYILIKPGVDYKSVNDKMAGVIKKHNEGSKTELFLQPMTEIYLRTDFNRTPPKINYVYTLGAIALLILMIACINFTNLSTARSIKRSREVGLRKVVGAARLQLIRQFLSESIFLAILSMVVALLLIEMLLPFFNDLTAKQLGLRLFESNTGLLLLVMVIFTGVVSGLYPAFVLSGYQPILVLKGTFQKSSQGVWLRKSLVAIQFTLSIALMICSGIIFKQLDYMQNKNLGYDKNYLVRIPMRGETAKTYDNFKHRLLQNSRVVNVTASNQPITSFGTNTWDVSWPGRKDDERVLTTVTAIDYDYIETMGMTMVQGRTFSKNFPTDSVNVIINEKAVEKMNLKDPLTAQLTFWDQTGAIVGVVKDFNYQSVHSEIIPLVFIYRPEWLRSAFVKIRSDEIAATVKEIEETWQSVNPSNPFEFSFVDEEIDALYRAEQRLSRIYSSFTILAVFISCLGLFGLASFSTEQRTKEIGVRKVLGASISGIVTMLATEFVKIVLLANLIAWPIAYFLMKRWLQDFAFRIDMEVVTFIMAGVGAIAIAVLTVSYQAIKAATANPVDSLKYE
- a CDS encoding ABC transporter permease; the encoded protein is MFKNYFKIALRNLLKHKAYSTINIFGLTLGLTCVILILLFVKDELSYDSYHENKDRIYRIISHYIGKTQTQTFALGEYKRGPLIKTDIPELEEVTRIGNVGPTVQYGEKIIQENDFYIADANVFKVFTLPLIKGNPETALKDPFTVVINESASKKYFGDGDPIGKTLTILDSVQLVVTAVMKDMPRNSHFHADFICSMGTDRAIYSDIVFQNWGELSMYTYVLVPPQMTREELDERLAGFIKKHFSKDDADNLRYVAQPLLSIHLENYNSEMEVNGDRSNVIIFTAIAIATLLIAGINYTNLSTARSSLRAKEVGIRKTVGAERAHLIAQFLGETFLFSFIALGLAILFAEMMLPLFNSVANRALSLHDIMDVEFVSSLLMVVTAIGLFAGLYPAFFLSAFQPMVVLKGTLAKGAKGGLLRKIFVTIQFAVSVGLITATAVVYQQLQFLKNRPLGYSPEQIVVVEMPTDAIKQQYESIKESFLNVSGVQSVSKTSKRLGGRLSSNLGFKSENIPEGITGIQAVVVDHDFFKTINVPVMEGRDFSKSFPSDAENAFIINETAMKTFGWENAVGKRFETNTLNEKGTWSPKKGQIIGVIKDFHYEPLYRKIVPVVFYISPYWSGRFVIKIDSHNMPETIDGLQTVWKRFAANQPFDYEFLDQRIQGLYITQERFGKLISYFAGLAIVIACLGLFGLASFSAEQRTKEIGIRKVMGASVSTVVFLLSKDFLKLVLLAIVLATPLAYWAMDRWLTEFAYKIEPGILIFVLAGFLAMLIAFLTVSYQALKAASANPVEALKYE